From one Caldithrix abyssi DSM 13497 genomic stretch:
- a CDS encoding GWxTD domain-containing protein gives MKRKLISALMIFVLPALVLAQMNFVPINVDYASFKETDSSSYVEVYVSIFQGNLIYKALDDSTFQANFTSHLEIFDTDGNLLKSFSHNLKNTAQDTAQMNRYNQFVDIFPLSLPYGNYKAKVQLTDNVSNRSGEYIFDLNTIRPKDELFLSDLEFCMNLKKAESKDRFYKNGLYVVPNPRPVFDILQPMLYYYIELNNLSFDPERETRYRVQYFVIDNKGDTVKTGQQKIKKIIRPDLVEIGGFNVMALPQNGYFLAIHVEDLESGKQATARKSFYVYKGKQIEKTEAQFSGEMPEIDEALVLLTKEQLKKEFEMAKYIATRQEERMFKNLDNANAMRKFLTQFWYRRDKMNQTPFGTTRINYLRRVEEANRRFRAMGREGWQTDRGRVLLIYGEPDEIERHPSSMDLLPYVIWYYHNLEGGAEFVFADQRGFGEYELIHSSYRKELQNPNWREIITKKSGLMQQGERF, from the coding sequence ATGAAACGTAAATTAATATCCGCATTGATGATATTTGTTCTCCCTGCGCTTGTTTTGGCGCAAATGAATTTTGTACCCATTAATGTGGATTATGCTTCTTTTAAGGAAACCGATTCCAGTTCTTATGTAGAAGTTTATGTCTCTATCTTTCAGGGGAATTTAATCTACAAGGCGCTCGATGACAGTACCTTTCAGGCCAATTTTACCAGCCATCTCGAAATTTTTGATACGGATGGCAATCTGCTGAAAAGTTTTTCCCACAATCTGAAAAATACCGCGCAGGACACGGCTCAAATGAATCGCTACAACCAGTTTGTGGATATCTTTCCCCTGTCTTTGCCTTACGGCAATTACAAGGCTAAAGTACAGTTGACGGATAATGTTTCCAATCGCAGCGGAGAATACATTTTTGACTTGAATACCATTCGCCCCAAAGACGAATTGTTCCTTTCCGATCTTGAGTTCTGCATGAATTTAAAGAAGGCGGAAAGCAAAGACCGTTTTTACAAGAACGGTTTGTACGTGGTGCCCAATCCGCGACCGGTGTTTGATATTTTGCAGCCCATGCTCTATTATTACATTGAGCTTAACAATCTGTCATTTGATCCTGAGCGAGAGACGCGCTACCGCGTTCAGTATTTTGTCATTGACAACAAAGGAGACACGGTTAAAACAGGGCAGCAAAAGATAAAGAAAATTATTCGGCCGGATCTGGTTGAAATTGGCGGATTTAACGTTATGGCCCTGCCCCAGAACGGCTATTTTCTGGCCATTCACGTAGAAGACCTGGAAAGCGGCAAACAGGCCACCGCCCGCAAGTCATTTTATGTGTACAAAGGCAAACAAATAGAAAAAACAGAGGCGCAGTTCTCCGGAGAGATGCCGGAAATTGACGAAGCGCTGGTGCTGTTAACCAAAGAACAATTGAAAAAAGAATTTGAAATGGCCAAATACATCGCCACCCGTCAGGAAGAGAGGATGTTCAAAAACTTAGATAACGCCAACGCCATGCGTAAGTTTTTAACGCAGTTCTGGTACCGGCGGGACAAGATGAATCAAACGCCATTTGGAACCACGCGCATCAACTATTTGCGTAGAGTAGAAGAAGCGAATCGGCGCTTTAGGGCCATGGGTAGAGAAGGCTGGCAGACGGACAGAGGCCGGGTGTTGTTGATTTACGGCGAGCCGGATGAAATCGAGCGCCATCCCAGCTCCATGGATTTACTGCCTTACGTTATCTGGTACTATCATAATCTGGAAGGCGGGGCCGAATTTGTTTTTGCCGATCAGCGCGGCTTCGGAGAGTACGAACTCATCCATTCCAGCTATCGCAAAGAGCTGCAAAATCCGAACTGGCGGGAAATTATTACCAAAAAGTCCGGCCTGATGCAGCAAGGCGAGCGGTTTTAA
- a CDS encoding glycoside hydrolase family 2 TIM barrel-domain containing protein → MKIKHFLLICLLTTALNAQGFLQYDWPEGDKTFNVSASNWQMYEIKEWTLSGRGSETEEVQIPLLVKNRDQLTFSRRVKLPKNWRSEQTLYLITQGVNGSSYFYVNGHILGISPNSRNPFRLQIPADYVKEDSVLNIEIRIKLPQSTDRGFPTIVHTFSEERYIGLASPLYLIVADPPAVNNVQFNLQHSEAGFTLNYRYDIVAPQNMKAFKIVEIIQRTSDQKILLRKQRYSRQLNGKKITLEGQFALDPSNVWSPENPQMLRFTLQAEVTFENGVKKFTRVQTFGARKIEHVRQKFYLNGQLVQIRGITMHLSPEIFAGKSYYAQLRRLLNFARGQGFNALRLAHFLPDEPLLRLADSLGLMVFAEFPLWRFPSEFFNENFLLEAAKNVGHQIRHFYAGHPSLTAIGLGQEIPLHVPVAQKFMFILNGKLKAGPGVLTYISPIPGFPLPPERVADFYIYDRYRPVLFLNANQHLQAFSLMGKIGFLTADLLQMENSEITHQINRGLLIRNELYKSINDIQPNGGFVECLFDWRTEYPNDLGAADSAGNVTPHGFLDLNGDPKPWTKLLGNPWLQNETAINDRYFTQQPKTNFFSILVTFSAILFFAIYRRVPRLRENFRRSLRHSYGFFVDLRERRIIPFFNSITVSTFIALIAAVFLASQIYFFHKSLWLQEILSVILIPLGLFKRYLEWSRDKLLITALLFLFFVLIPVIGAFVLKILAWINRSKIRYRQGFAIIAWAGAPFVWFFPFSLISYHWLLYQQPLQWLWIIFGIFAFWTQIRLINGIHILFIAKTSRVFSILLLCYFIPILIFWALFNPPGYWVDYLQLLMKAQSLF, encoded by the coding sequence GCAGCGAGACAGAGGAAGTGCAAATACCGTTGCTGGTTAAAAACCGCGATCAACTGACTTTTTCCAGACGCGTTAAGTTGCCAAAAAACTGGCGTTCTGAGCAGACGCTCTATTTGATCACCCAGGGCGTTAACGGTTCCTCTTATTTTTACGTGAACGGCCATATCCTTGGCATTTCGCCCAATTCCCGTAATCCCTTTCGCCTGCAAATCCCCGCTGATTATGTAAAGGAAGATTCCGTTCTGAATATTGAGATCAGGATAAAATTGCCGCAATCAACCGATCGCGGATTTCCGACCATTGTCCACACCTTTTCTGAAGAACGGTACATTGGTCTGGCCTCTCCGCTTTACCTGATTGTAGCCGATCCGCCTGCGGTGAACAATGTTCAATTTAATTTGCAGCACAGCGAGGCGGGCTTTACGCTGAACTACCGCTACGACATTGTTGCCCCTCAAAACATGAAGGCGTTTAAGATCGTTGAGATTATTCAACGAACATCCGATCAAAAAATTTTGTTGCGCAAGCAGCGCTATTCGCGTCAGCTTAACGGAAAAAAGATTACACTGGAAGGACAGTTTGCGCTGGACCCTTCCAATGTCTGGTCTCCGGAAAATCCGCAGATGTTGCGTTTTACTTTGCAGGCCGAGGTGACTTTTGAAAATGGCGTAAAGAAGTTTACGCGCGTTCAGACCTTTGGCGCCAGAAAGATCGAACATGTTCGACAAAAGTTCTACCTCAACGGCCAGCTTGTGCAGATTCGAGGGATCACCATGCACCTGTCGCCGGAAATCTTTGCCGGCAAATCATATTACGCGCAATTGCGGCGGTTGTTGAATTTTGCCCGCGGTCAGGGATTTAATGCTCTGCGTCTGGCGCATTTTTTACCTGATGAACCGCTTTTGCGTCTGGCCGATTCTCTGGGACTGATGGTGTTTGCGGAGTTTCCTTTGTGGCGCTTTCCGTCTGAATTTTTTAATGAAAACTTTTTGCTGGAGGCGGCTAAAAATGTGGGCCATCAAATACGCCATTTTTACGCCGGCCATCCTTCGTTAACGGCTATCGGACTGGGGCAGGAAATACCACTGCATGTTCCCGTAGCACAAAAGTTCATGTTTATCTTAAACGGCAAATTAAAGGCCGGACCTGGCGTTTTAACTTATATTTCGCCCATTCCCGGTTTTCCTCTGCCGCCGGAGCGCGTTGCCGATTTTTATATTTACGACCGCTACCGGCCAGTACTCTTTTTAAATGCGAACCAGCATTTGCAGGCTTTTTCATTGATGGGTAAAATAGGATTTTTAACGGCCGATCTTTTACAGATGGAAAATTCCGAAATAACGCATCAGATCAACCGCGGCCTTTTAATACGCAATGAACTCTACAAATCGATTAATGACATCCAGCCTAATGGCGGGTTTGTGGAATGTCTGTTCGACTGGCGCACCGAATATCCGAACGACCTGGGCGCGGCGGACAGCGCCGGAAATGTTACGCCCCATGGTTTTTTGGACCTGAACGGCGATCCCAAGCCCTGGACAAAGCTGCTGGGAAATCCCTGGCTGCAAAACGAAACGGCAATTAATGATCGCTATTTCACGCAGCAGCCTAAGACCAACTTTTTCTCCATTCTGGTGACCTTTAGCGCCATCCTGTTTTTTGCCATCTATCGGCGCGTACCCCGCCTGCGAGAAAATTTCAGGCGCTCGCTCAGACATTCGTACGGATTTTTTGTGGATTTACGCGAAAGACGGATCATACCCTTTTTTAATTCCATTACAGTAAGCACGTTTATCGCCCTGATTGCCGCTGTCTTTTTGGCCTCGCAGATTTATTTTTTCCATAAATCGCTCTGGTTACAGGAAATACTGTCGGTCATTCTGATTCCTCTTGGCCTGTTTAAACGTTACCTGGAGTGGAGCCGTGACAAACTGTTAATAACCGCTTTGTTGTTTTTGTTTTTCGTTTTAATTCCGGTGATCGGCGCTTTTGTTTTGAAAATTTTGGCCTGGATCAACCGCTCAAAAATTCGCTACCGTCAGGGATTTGCCATCATCGCCTGGGCTGGGGCGCCTTTTGTCTGGTTTTTTCCGTTTAGCCTGATAAGCTACCACTGGTTATTGTATCAACAGCCGCTACAGTGGTTGTGGATTATCTTTGGCATTTTTGCCTTTTGGACGCAAATACGCCTCATTAATGGCATTCACATTTTATTTATTGCCAAAACTTCCAGGGTCTTCTCAATTTTATTGTTGTGTTATTTCATTCCAATTCTTATCTTTTGGGCTCTTTTTAATCCGCCTGGTTACTGGGTCGATTATTTACAACTATTGATGAAAGCACAGAGTTTGTTTTAA
- a CDS encoding IS1182 family transposase, with the protein MSFITYNRSQMNLFGYSVEDFARDDPKSRFVVELVSRLDLSALYSRYSSQGGDSYAPDMMLALWFYAYSNGITSTRKLEELCKFDTRYIYITGNQHPDHSTLSRFRKAHLDLLDQYFVEILLIAQAEGISSFNQIAIDGTKIKAHSSKRHGYTEDQLDKRIEKLRAEIKQYMQRCNFVEQGATDELDLETLRAEKERLERLEKEILERKAQLKERKKQLKSEHRSRHQINVKEPDARMMPSVDGPGYNAQLGVDMSSHLIVAHEVVSQPNDQGQFIPIQEQVEKNLGSDDKRSYTADSGYHNSADLKELEEKQIDAVIADPQLSNRSIKETPTSKEELQKEERKLKRSDFVYHEQGDYYECPAGKKLFPVERNSERIVYRSNDCQDCPLINLCISSKKKVKQIHRSVNESYCERMAKKLQTSAAQERLKKRSVTVEPVFGNLKHNLGYRGFSLSGLNNVRSEFTLMCIGHNINVLFKNMLGKRLAAFIKASQEKDDLLILFSKNILAFLILYFAQRLRMRKNYQYRRI; encoded by the coding sequence ATGAGTTTTATTACTTATAATCGCTCACAAATGAATCTCTTTGGCTATAGTGTGGAAGATTTTGCCAGAGACGATCCAAAGAGTCGATTTGTAGTGGAGTTGGTTTCGCGCCTTGATTTAAGTGCACTTTATTCCCGTTATAGTTCGCAAGGCGGTGATTCTTATGCCCCAGACATGATGCTTGCCTTATGGTTTTATGCTTATAGTAACGGCATTACCAGCACCCGTAAGCTGGAGGAATTGTGTAAATTTGATACGCGCTACATTTATATCACTGGGAATCAGCATCCGGATCATAGTACATTAAGTCGTTTTCGCAAGGCACATTTGGATTTATTAGACCAATATTTTGTAGAGATACTTTTAATTGCCCAGGCCGAAGGCATAAGTAGTTTCAACCAGATAGCCATAGATGGCACGAAAATCAAAGCGCACAGCAGTAAGCGTCATGGCTACACTGAGGATCAATTAGACAAACGTATAGAGAAGTTAAGAGCAGAGATCAAGCAATACATGCAGCGCTGTAATTTTGTAGAACAGGGGGCCACGGATGAATTAGATTTAGAAACTCTTCGAGCGGAGAAAGAACGGCTTGAGCGCTTAGAGAAAGAGATATTAGAACGTAAAGCCCAATTGAAAGAGCGTAAGAAACAGCTCAAATCAGAACATCGTTCAAGACATCAAATAAATGTAAAAGAGCCGGATGCCCGCATGATGCCTTCGGTGGATGGGCCGGGTTATAACGCACAATTAGGCGTAGATATGTCCAGTCATTTAATTGTAGCCCATGAAGTGGTAAGCCAGCCCAACGACCAGGGTCAATTCATACCGATCCAAGAACAAGTAGAGAAGAATCTTGGTTCAGATGATAAGCGATCTTACACAGCCGATTCCGGTTATCACAATAGCGCAGACCTAAAAGAATTGGAAGAAAAGCAGATCGATGCCGTAATAGCCGATCCCCAGTTATCCAATCGTTCGATAAAGGAGACACCGACCTCCAAGGAAGAATTGCAAAAAGAAGAAAGAAAACTAAAACGAAGTGATTTTGTGTATCATGAACAGGGAGATTACTATGAATGTCCGGCGGGTAAGAAGCTTTTTCCAGTTGAGAGGAATAGCGAACGGATCGTATATCGTTCCAATGATTGTCAGGACTGTCCCTTAATTAATTTATGCATTTCCAGTAAAAAGAAAGTTAAGCAAATCCATCGTTCAGTTAATGAGAGTTATTGCGAACGTATGGCGAAAAAGTTACAAACTTCAGCGGCGCAGGAACGACTAAAAAAGCGTTCGGTGACAGTTGAACCTGTTTTTGGTAATTTGAAGCATAATTTAGGCTATCGTGGATTTTCCTTATCTGGTCTTAATAATGTTCGTAGTGAATTTACGTTAATGTGTATTGGGCATAATATTAATGTTCTATTTAAAAATATGTTAGGGAAACGTTTAGCAGCGTTTATAAAAGCATCACAAGAAAAAGATGATCTATTAATTTTATTTTCAAAGAATATTTTGGCATTTTTAATTCTATATTTTGCCCAACGTTTAAGAATGAGAAAAAATTATCAATATCGGAGAATATAA
- the smc gene encoding chromosome segregation protein SMC: protein MYLSRLQLLGFKSFAQKIKLDFNEGISCIIGPNGSGKSNIVDAVRWVLGEQRTSVLRSDKMQSVIFNGTRTRKPMGMAEVSLTIQNNKKILKTEFDEVIITRRLYRSGESEYLINNSVVRLKDVLNLFMDTGLGPNSYSVIELKMVESILSENKAERRLLLEEAAGIVKYKIRRKSALRKLEDTRTDLVRINDIISEVEKKVNSLSRQVGKARRYIAYSDELKKLDIDLCRYRFHALLDEIRPLKQQLQEISKIKEESHHQITIDEALLEDYKREQIQLEQKIQQFNIQISALSEQLAKLNQDQAVAETRKEQLMQNKARYIEDIDQAEQKIKLLKENLKTYQIEIDEIVRQKEEAEQTLAEIEAQRQADLEILQKEKQEIDQLNQEFRQKFQQVSQFKDLQAQREYRYRFQTEQLEEAEEKIAGWQQDIQHLETEIARLKNRQNEFLTEQDRLKSALDRLQEKVKALTDQRNQLDQKRRQLMGSLEEARSRKNFFEQIVTSYEGFWQSTKYIMTNRGQFSGIKGTLSDIISADERATLLLENLLGDALNYVLVDSVKAARQIIDHVKKEKKGRITLIPLERVPRHGAPLNRPEGLQFLKDQIKYAPEYEDLIELLLGDVIITPDLDEALQLANQFPQYRFITEQGEAVNFNREISSGELAKKSVSMVGRKEQLERLQEQVAALENEVNQVTQKISKTEQQIKQTGDEIQNTTQKLQHLQNEKLEIDKKETQLQYEIQKLTQETENARQRIDRLRKENHALKKEIETHSVELEELQKELNELERETITRTSEYERKSEAMEYLLEEVQKARLKANNMRNQYENRRADIQRTERSIADLTAEIERKRNEIKNINETLTQIDIDAEKRKEDREKLWASRDALEDEKQKIEQTYQELRAKIIELEEQTRAYRRQHDSTVEKSKQLELKIQENEYKAESIREYALKEYSEDVEIGIPYQDFNEQEAEERIEMLRMRIKNMGPVNPLAVQEYEEEKERLDFLVKQRDDLLQAEKSLIETIDKINKTAREQFMTTFNQIKENFEKVFKSFFENGEGTIELEEEADPLEADIIFKIRTKGKRLQTLTLLSSGEKTLTAISLLFAIYLVKPSPFCILDEVDAPLDDINIGRFTEALKQFSKNTQFIIVTHNKRTMEAAETLYGVTMEEEGVSKIVSVKFN from the coding sequence ATGTATCTTTCAAGATTACAATTATTGGGTTTCAAATCTTTTGCCCAAAAAATCAAATTAGATTTTAACGAGGGGATTTCTTGCATCATCGGGCCGAATGGTTCCGGAAAATCTAATATTGTTGACGCCGTGCGTTGGGTTCTGGGCGAACAAAGGACCAGCGTGTTGCGCAGCGATAAAATGCAAAGCGTGATTTTTAACGGCACGCGAACGCGCAAACCGATGGGCATGGCCGAAGTCTCCTTAACCATTCAGAACAACAAAAAAATCCTCAAAACAGAATTTGACGAAGTGATCATCACGCGCCGCCTTTACCGTTCGGGCGAAAGCGAATATTTGATCAACAACAGCGTGGTGCGCTTAAAAGATGTGCTCAACCTGTTTATGGACACCGGTCTTGGCCCTAACTCGTATTCGGTGATCGAGTTGAAAATGGTGGAGTCCATCCTGAGCGAGAATAAAGCCGAACGGCGCCTGTTGTTAGAAGAAGCGGCGGGCATCGTTAAGTACAAAATCCGGCGCAAATCGGCTTTAAGAAAGTTAGAGGACACGCGAACCGACCTGGTGCGCATCAACGACATCATCAGCGAGGTGGAAAAAAAGGTGAACTCGCTTTCGCGTCAGGTGGGCAAGGCCAGACGCTACATCGCTTATTCCGATGAATTGAAAAAATTGGACATCGACCTGTGCCGCTATCGTTTTCATGCTCTGTTAGATGAAATCAGACCCTTAAAACAGCAGCTGCAGGAGATCAGCAAAATAAAAGAAGAAAGCCACCATCAAATTACCATAGACGAAGCGCTGCTGGAAGATTACAAACGCGAACAAATTCAACTCGAACAAAAGATTCAGCAATTTAATATTCAGATCAGCGCCCTGAGCGAACAGCTCGCCAAATTGAATCAGGATCAGGCGGTGGCCGAAACGCGTAAAGAGCAGTTAATGCAGAACAAGGCGCGCTACATCGAAGATATCGATCAGGCCGAGCAAAAAATCAAATTGCTGAAAGAAAATCTGAAAACCTACCAGATCGAGATCGATGAGATTGTGCGCCAGAAGGAAGAGGCCGAGCAAACCCTGGCCGAAATTGAAGCGCAGCGCCAGGCCGATCTTGAAATATTGCAAAAAGAAAAACAGGAAATCGATCAGCTCAACCAGGAGTTCCGGCAAAAATTCCAGCAGGTCTCGCAATTTAAAGATTTGCAGGCCCAGCGGGAATATCGCTACCGCTTTCAAACGGAGCAACTGGAAGAAGCCGAAGAGAAGATCGCCGGCTGGCAGCAGGACATTCAGCATCTGGAAACGGAGATCGCCCGTCTTAAAAACAGGCAAAACGAATTTTTAACGGAGCAGGATCGCCTGAAATCGGCCCTCGATCGTTTACAGGAAAAGGTGAAAGCTCTTACCGATCAGCGTAATCAACTGGACCAAAAACGGCGCCAGTTGATGGGCAGCCTGGAAGAGGCCCGTTCGCGTAAAAACTTTTTTGAACAAATTGTAACCAGCTACGAAGGCTTCTGGCAAAGCACCAAATACATCATGACCAACCGCGGGCAGTTTAGCGGAATTAAAGGCACCCTGTCCGATATTATTTCGGCCGATGAACGGGCGACCCTGTTACTAGAAAACCTGCTGGGCGACGCGTTGAACTACGTGCTGGTTGATTCGGTAAAGGCGGCCCGGCAAATCATCGACCACGTTAAAAAAGAAAAGAAGGGACGAATTACGCTTATCCCGCTGGAAAGAGTTCCGCGGCATGGCGCGCCGTTGAATCGACCGGAAGGCCTTCAGTTTTTAAAGGATCAAATTAAGTACGCGCCGGAGTACGAAGACCTGATCGAACTGCTGTTAGGGGATGTAATCATTACGCCCGATCTGGACGAAGCGCTGCAGCTGGCCAACCAATTTCCGCAGTACCGTTTTATTACCGAACAGGGCGAGGCGGTCAATTTTAACCGTGAGATCAGCAGCGGCGAGCTGGCCAAAAAATCCGTTTCCATGGTGGGACGCAAAGAGCAATTAGAGCGTTTGCAAGAACAGGTGGCGGCGCTGGAAAATGAGGTGAACCAGGTAACGCAAAAAATCAGCAAAACCGAACAACAGATCAAACAAACCGGCGACGAAATTCAGAATACCACGCAAAAACTGCAACATCTGCAAAACGAGAAATTGGAGATCGATAAAAAGGAGACGCAATTACAATACGAAATTCAGAAACTGACTCAGGAAACGGAGAATGCCCGTCAGCGGATCGATCGCCTGCGCAAAGAGAATCACGCCCTGAAAAAAGAGATCGAAACGCACAGCGTTGAACTGGAGGAGCTGCAAAAAGAGTTAAACGAGCTGGAAAGGGAGACCATTACGCGCACCTCCGAATACGAACGCAAAAGCGAGGCCATGGAGTATTTGCTGGAAGAGGTGCAAAAGGCGCGCTTAAAAGCCAACAATATGCGCAATCAATACGAGAACCGGCGAGCCGATATTCAACGCACAGAACGATCCATTGCCGATTTGACGGCGGAAATTGAACGAAAACGTAATGAGATCAAAAACATCAACGAAACATTGACGCAAATTGATATCGACGCCGAAAAGCGCAAAGAGGATCGTGAAAAATTGTGGGCCAGCAGAGACGCGCTGGAAGACGAAAAGCAAAAGATCGAACAGACTTACCAGGAATTAAGAGCCAAAATCATTGAGCTGGAGGAACAAACGCGCGCTTACAGACGCCAGCATGATTCAACCGTTGAAAAAAGCAAACAATTGGAACTTAAAATACAGGAAAACGAGTATAAAGCGGAGAGCATTCGGGAATACGCCCTGAAGGAATATTCGGAAGACGTGGAAATTGGTATTCCTTATCAGGATTTTAACGAGCAGGAAGCGGAAGAGCGGATTGAAATGTTAAGGATGCGCATCAAAAACATGGGACCCGTCAATCCGCTGGCAGTTCAGGAATACGAAGAAGAAAAGGAGCGTCTCGACTTTCTGGTGAAACAAAGAGACGACCTGTTGCAGGCCGAAAAGTCGTTAATTGAAACCATTGACAAGATCAATAAAACGGCCAGAGAACAGTTCATGACGACCTTTAATCAGATCAAGGAAAATTTCGAAAAGGTTTTTAAATCCTTTTTTGAAAACGGCGAGGGAACCATTGAGCTGGAAGAAGAGGCGGACCCTCTGGAAGCGGACATTATCTTTAAAATCAGAACCAAAGGAAAGCGCCTGCAAACGCTTACCCTGCTTTCTTCGGGCGAAAAAACACTAACCGCCATCTCTCTGTTGTTCGCCATTTATCTGGTAAAGCCGAGTCCGTTTTGTATATTAGACGAGGTTGACGCGCCGCTAGATGATATCAATATCGGTCGCTTTACGGAAGCGTTGAAACAGTTCTCTAAAAACACGCAATTTATCATTGTTACGCATAACAAGCGAACCATGGAAGCGGCCGAAACCCTTTACGGCGTAACAATGGAAGAAGAAGGCGTATCGAAAATTGTATCGGTTAAATTTAATTAA